The segment GGGGCAGATGCAGTTCGAGCGGATGTTCTTGCGGCCGTACTCGATCGCCACCGTGCGCGAGAGGTTGATCATGCCGGCCTTCGCCGTGTTGTACGGCGCGGCCATGATCTCGGCGACGATACCCTCGATGGACGACGTGTTGATGATCGAGCCGCCGCCGCGCGCGAGCATGGCGGGGATCGCCGCCTTCATGCCGTAGAACACGCCCGTCAGCATCACCTGCAGGCTCTGGTCCCACGCGACCGGATCGATCTCGTGCACGTAGCCGCCGCCCGAGAAGACGGCGTTGTTGTGGATGACGTCGAGGCCGCCGAAGCGCTCGACCGCGAAGGCCACCGCCGCCTCGACCTCGGCGAGCACACCGACGTCGGTGTGGCGGAACACGCCGCCCGCCCCCAGCTCGCGTGCGAAGGCGGTGCCGGCGTCGTCGTTGATGTCGGCGACGACGACCCGCGCGCCCTCCTGCACGAAGCGCCGGCACGTGGCGGCGCCGATGCCCGAGGCGCCGCCGGTGACGATCGCGACCTTCCCGTCGAGCCGTCCCACGGCTAGCGCGCGAACGCCTTCGCGAGCGCAGACGAGGCCGCGGCGACGGCGGCCTTCGCCTTGTCCATGATGCCGCTCATGCCGAAGAAGCCGTGGATCATGCCGTCGTAGCGCTGGAGCGTCGTCGGCACGCCGGCCTCCTTCAGGCGCTTGGCGTAGGCCTCGCCCTCGTC is part of the Candidatus Eisenbacteria bacterium genome and harbors:
- a CDS encoding SDR family oxidoreductase, whose translation is MGRLDGKVAIVTGGASGIGAATCRRFVQEGARVVVADINDDAGTAFARELGAGGVFRHTDVGVLAEVEAAVAFAVERFGGLDVIHNNAVFSGGGYVHEIDPVAWDQSLQVMLTGVFYGMKAAIPAMLARGGGSIINTSSIEGIVAEIMAAPYNTAKAGMINLSRTVAIEYGRKNIRSNCICPGVVDTPLAAMLMAIAPKSRAEIEAEHAIGRLIRPEEIANVALFLASDESSAVTGAAIVVDGGLISKSPISGFPPYAG